A genomic segment from Glycine max cultivar Williams 82 chromosome 1, Glycine_max_v4.0, whole genome shotgun sequence encodes:
- the LOC100804448 gene encoding putative SNAP25 homologous protein SNAP30, producing MFGFRKTPAPTESDKKTTLTAEKRTASEPVLPVPKSKGNYFDYDDDDWGRKPSSSTASKDKDRYKNGFSNSGGLENQSVQELENYAVYKSEETTKSVNNCLRIAEDIRGDATRTLDMLHQQGEQITRTHNMVVDTEKDLSRGEKLLNNLGGMFSKPWKPKKTREIQGPIITPDKPSKKNVHSKEDREKLGLAPLPKGRSAPTTPPNESSDAYQKVDYEKAKQDDALEDLSDILGDLKGMAISMGSELDKQNKALDHLADDVDELNSRVKGANQRARKLVG from the exons ATGTTTGGGTTTAGAAAAACACCAGCACCAACTGAATCAGATAAGAAGACAACCCTTACTGCAGAAAAAAGAACTGCTTCAGAACCTGTCCTGCCAGTTCCAAAATCTAAAGGAAACTATTTCGACTACGATGACGACGATTGGGGGAGGAAGCCTTCCTCATCCACAGCATCAAAGGACAAAGACAGGTACAAGAATGGTTTCAGCAACTCTGGGGGGCTAGAGAACCAAAGTGTTCAGGAGCTGGAAAACTATGCAGTGTACAAGTCTGAGGAGACAACAAAGAGTGTCAACAATTGTTTGAGGATTGCTGAGGACATCAGAGGGGATGCCACAAGGACCCTTGACATGTTGCACCAGCAGGGTGAGCAGATAACCAGGACTCACAATATGGTTGTTGATACTGAGAAGGATTTGAGCCGG GGTGAAAAACTCCTAAACAATCTTGGGGGCATGTTCTCCAAACCCTGGAAGCCAAAGAAGACCAGGGAAATCCAAGGCCCTATAATTACACCAG ATAAGCCATCCAAAAAGAATGTACATAGTAAGGAAGACAGGGAGAAGTTGGGCTTAGCTCCTTTGCCTAAGGGACGCTCAGCCCCTACCACACCTCCTAATGAATCATCCGATGCCTATCAGAAAGTTGAT TATGAGAAAGCTAAACAAGACGATGCACTGGAAGATCTAAGTGACATCTTGGGTGATTTGAAGGGTATGGCAATTAGCATGGGATCTGAACTTGACAA GCAAAACAAAGCTCTTGATCATCTTGCTGACGATGTGGATGAGCTGAATTCTCGAGTCAAAGGTGCCAACCAGCGTGCACGCAAATTAGTAGGGTGA